One region of Vitis vinifera cultivar Pinot Noir 40024 chromosome 1, ASM3070453v1 genomic DNA includes:
- the LOC100240962 gene encoding probable LRR receptor-like serine/threonine-protein kinase At1g67720 codes for MGLFSHFLVSFLCLITTTLCQVTEFISIDCGGTSNYTDSRTGLQWISDTGAISYGKSVQVENPYGGWLQYQQRRDFPTESKYCYTLKTEERRRYLVRATFQYGSLESEGTYPKFQLYLDATKWATVTVLESARVYVKEMIIRAPSSSIDVCLCCATTGSPFISTLELRPLNLSMYATDFEDGFFLKVSARVNFGAPSEDPIRYPDDPYDRIWESDLVKRQNYLVGVAPGTERVNTSKQIDVRTREYPPVKVMQTAVVGTRGRLSYRLNLEDFPANARAYAFFAEIEELGVNETRKFRMERPYLPDYSNAVVNIAENANGSYSLYEPSYMNVTMDFVLSFSFVKTRDSTRGPLLSAIEISKYVQIAPKTDKGDVTVLNALCAMSTESAWSNEGRDPCVPAHWSWVACSPTTTPRITKITLSGKNLNGVIPSELKNMEGLTELWLDGNYLTGPIPDMSNLISLKIVHLENNRLTGPLPSYLGSLPSLQELHVQNNLLSGEIPPALLTGKVIFNYEGNSKLHKEAHKTHFKLILGASVGLLALLLVLCIGSLFLLCNTRRKESQSKSNDKGSSLRTSTKASTSYSIARGGNLMDEGVACYISLSDLEEATKNFAKQIGRGSFGPVYYGKMPDGKEIAVKIMADSSSHGTQQFVTEVALLSRIHHRNLVPLIGYCEDEHQHLLVYEYMHNGTLRNHIHDSTNQKCLDWLGRLYVAEDAAKGLEYLHTGCNPSIIHRDVKTSNILLDINMRAKVSDFGLSRQAEEDLTHVSSVARGTVGYLDPEYYANQQLTEKSDVYSFGIVLLELISGRKPVSPEDYGAEWNIVHWARSLICNGDVISIVDPFLLGNVKIESIWRIAEIAILCVEQHGTSRPKMQEIILAIQDAIKIERGNEGDHKACSGSSKGQSSRKTLLTNFLDIESPDLSNDCLVPSAR; via the exons ATGGGCTTATTCTCCCATTTCTTGGTCTCTTTTCTATGCTTAATAACAACTACTCTCTGCCAAGTTACAG AGTTCATCAGTATAGACTGTGGAGGCACAAGCAATTACACTGATTCAAGGACAGGGCTGCAGTGGATTTCAGACACTGGGGCCATTAGCTATGGAAAATCAGTACAAGTTGAGAATCCATATGGGGGCTGGCTTCAGTATCAGCAACGCAGAGACTTCCCCACAGAAAGCAAGTATTGTTACACTCTGAAAACAGAAGAGAGAAGAAGGTACCTAGTCAGGGCCACATTTCAGTATGGAAGCTTGGAAAGTGAAGGCACATACCCGAAATTTCAGCTCTACTTGGATGCAACCAAGTGGGCAACTGTCACAGTTTTGGAATCAGCGAGAGTATATGTGAAGGAAATGATCATCAGGGCACCCTCGAGCTCCATAGACGTTTGTCTCTGCTGTGCTACTACTGGTTCTCCATTCATATCTACTCTTGAGTTGAGACCTCTCAACCTTTCAATGTATGCCACCGATTTTGAAGATGGTTTCTTCTTGAAAGTTTCAGCTAGAGTGAACTTTGGTGCTCCAAGTGAGGACCCCATAAG GTACCCTGATGATCCATATGACAGAATATGGGAATCTGATCTTGTGAAAAGGCAAAATTATCTTGTGGGGGTGGCTCCAGGCACAGAAAGAGTCAATACATCAAAGCAGATAGACGTAAGAACAAGAGAGTACCCACCTGTTAAAGTAATGCAAACTGCAGTTGTTGGCACAAGAGGAAGGCTCAGCTACAGGTTGAACCTGGAAGATTTCCCAGCCAACGCTCGGGCTTATGCATTTTTTGCTGAAATTGAAGAGTTGGGAGTGAATGAAACACGGAAATTCAGAATGGAGCGACCTTATTTGCCTGACTATAGCAATGCAGTGGTAAATATTGCTGAGAATGCCAATGGGAGCTACTCTCTTTATGAGCCTAGTTACATGAATGTTACTATGGATTTTGTTCTATCATTCTCTTTTGTAAAGACCCGAGACTCTACGCGAGGGCCACTCTTAAGTGCAATTGAGATAAGTAAATATGTGCAGATTGCCCCAAAGACGGACAAGGGAGATG TGACTGTTCTGAATGCCCTTTGCGCCATGTCTACTGAAAGTGCTTGGTCGAATGAAGGACGTGATCCATGTGTTCCAGCTCACTGGTCATGGGTGGCTTGCAGCCCAACAACCACACCAAGAATTACAAAAAT TACTTTATCTGGAAAGAATCTGAATGGTGTAATTCCATCTGAGCTTAAGAACATGGAGGGATTGACGGAGTT gtGGCTGGATGGAAATTACCTCACAGGGCCAATCCCAGACATGAGTAATCTTATCAGTCTGAAAATTGT GCATCTAGAGAACAACAGACTGACTGGTCCATTGCCTTCTTACCTTGGTAGTTTGCCAAGCTTACAAGAACT GCATGTGCAGAACAACCTTCTTAGTGGAGAAATACCCCCAGCATTGTTAACCGGAAAAGTAATTTTCAA CTATGAAGGTAATAGCAAACTACACAAAGAGGCACACAAGACACACTTTAAGTTGATACTTGGAGCTTCAGTTGGACTGCTTGCACTTCTCTTAGTTCTTTGCATAGGAAGTTTATTCCTATTGTGCAATACTCGAAGAAAGGAATCGCAAAGCAAGAGTAATGACAAAG GAAGTTCTTTGCGTACGAGCACGAAGGCTTCTACTTCTTACTCAATTGCAAGAGGTGGAAATCTAATGGATGAAGGAGTAGCTTGCTACATTTCACTCTCTGACCTAGAGGAAGCTACTAAAAATTTTGCAAAGCAAATTGGCAGAGGAAGCTTTGGACCTGTCTACTATGGGAAGATGCCAGATGGAAAAGAGATTGCAGTTAAGATCATGGCTGATTCATCCAGCCATGGAACCCAGCAGTTTGTAACTGAG GTTGCCCTTTTGTCAAGAATTCATCATAGGAACTTGGTTCCTCTCATTGGATACTGTGAGGACGAACACCAACATCTTCTGGTTTATGAGTACATGCACAATGGAACCCTGCGCAATCACATACATG ATTCTACAAACCAGAAGTGTTTAGACTGGCTTGGTCGTCTTTATGTTGCAGAAGATGCAGCTAAAG GTCTTGAGTACTTACACACTGGATGCAACCCCAGTATCATTCACAGAGATGTAAAGACAAGCAATATTCTATTAGACATTAATATGAGGGCAAAAGTATCAGATTTTGGACTTTCAAGGCAAGCTGAAGAAGATTTAACTCATGTATCAAGTGTCGCACGAGGGACTGTAGGCTACCTTGATCCTGA GTACTATGCAAATCAACAGCTGACAGAAAAGAGTGATGTTTACAGTTTTGGAATCGTCCTGCTTGAACTGATATCTGGAAGAAAGCCAGTTTCACCAGAAGATTATGGTGCTGAATGGAACATTGTTCATTGG GCAAGGTCATTAATTTGTAACGGAGATGTGATCAGTATAGTGGATCCATTTCTACTAGGAAATGTCAAAATTGAGTCCATTTGGAGGATTGCTGAGATTGCAATACTATGTGTAGAACAACATGGAACTTCCAGGCCTAAAATGCAGGAAATAATTTTAGCTATTCAAGATGCCATCAAGATTGAAAGGGGGAATGAAGGTGACCACAAAGCATGTTCTGGTAGTTCAAAAGGACAATCTTCGCGCAAAACATTACTAACAAACTTCCTTGACATCGAAAGCCCTGACTTATCAAATGATTGCCTAGTCCCTTCTGCAAGATAA